A stretch of DNA from Catenulispora acidiphila DSM 44928:
TCTCCCTAGCCCTGGCGTCGGCCGAGCAGAGCGTCTGTGACTGGTGGCTCATCGGCGTCCCCATGCTGGGCACCGCTTCGTGTTCAGCGCTCGCGTGCTGGTACCTCAAGCAGGCGCGGCGTCATCGCGCGGTGACGGACGCGTCGGCGCGATACGTCATCCTCAAGCTGCCGCCCGAGGTCGAGCCGGGATGCGCCGAGGCGTTCTGGACCCACCTTCATGCACTGCTTCGTCCCAGGTGGCAAGGGATCCTGGACAGGCAACCCCATCTGGCTTTCGAGTTCCTCTGGAGCAGCGAAGGCCTCAGCCTCGGCGTCTGGGTTCCGCCTTCGATCTCCGCTGACGTCATGGCCACGGCCGCCGAAGCCGCGTGGCCTGGCGTCTACGCACAGATCGTCTCGCCAGCTCCGATCCCGATCACTGCCCAGGCTTCGACGTGCGGCCGGCTTCGGTTGGCCAAGCCTTCCTATCTGCCGCTGAAGGTCAAGCACACGTCCGATCCGCTCCGCCCGCTGCTGCAAGCCGGCCGAAAGCTGCGGCCTTCCGAAAGCGCGTGCGTCCAGATCCTCGCCCGACCCGCTGCGGGTCGGCGGGTGCGGCAGCTGCAATTCCAGCTCAACCGGTTCCGCGCACGCACGTTTCGTGACCTGGGCACGATGACCCCGGTCAGCACGTTTCTCGACGAGTGGACCCCCAACGCGAAGCCGCAGACGGGGCCGGCTGATCCTGCGCACGCCGCAGCACTTCGATCGGCCGTCACGAAGACGGTCGGACCTCTGTGGGCGGTAGAGATCCGATACGCCGCAGGCACCGAATCAACCGGGCCCGATGCAGACAAGCGGACCCGCAGCATCACCGAGAGCCTGGCCTCCGCCTTCGGTGTCTTCGCAGAACGGAACTCGTGGGCCCGTCACCGCCTGACGGGCCCACCGTCCGCGCTCGCGTCGCGCCGGATGGGCCGGGGTGATCTTCTTACCGTCGCCGAACTGGCAGGCATCGCGCATCTCCCGCTGGATGCCGACGTCGTCGGCGTGCCTCGTGCCGGTGCGCGTTCGATCGCCCCGCCTCCGGAGATCCCGGCGCTCTCCCACGGCCACAAGATCCTCGGAGACGCGGACACCTCGCCGATCCGGCCAGTCAGCGTCGCGGTCCCGGACGCCCGCCAGCACTTCCACATCATGGGCGCGACCAACTCCGGCAAGTCGACGCTGATGGCGCGCATGATCCTCGACGATGTGGACGCCCGCCGGGGCGTCCTCGTCCTGGACCCGAAGGGTGACTTGGTCGGGGACCTCCTCGACCGGCTCCCGCTATCGGCGGCTGACCGCCTGGTCCTGATCGACCCGACGGACTCCGGGCCGCCGCCTTGTCTCAACATCCTGGCGCAGGGCGACCCCGAACTGACCGTGGACAACCTCGTGGGGATCTTCCGGCGGCTGTTCGCGTCCTCATGGGGTCCACGCACCGACGACGTCCTACGCGCCGCATGCCTGACCCTCCTCGCTACCGCACGAGACCGGCCGCCGACGCTCGCGGACGTCTCCCAGCTGCTGAGCGACAAAGTCTTCCGCACCGCACGAACAGCCAGCCTCGCCGAGGGCGATCACAGGATGCTGGATCACTTCTGGACCGGCTTCGCCGATCTGTCGGCCCAGTCCCAGGCCGCCATCACGGCGCCGCTCCAGAATAAGCTCCGCGCCTTCCTGCTCCGGCGGTTCGTGGCCGACGTCATTGCGCAGCCGCGTTCAACGATTGACCTCGGTCGGGTCCTGGACGGCGGGATCTGCCTAGTCAGGCTACCCAAAGGCGTGCTCGGCGACGACACGATGCGTCTACTCGGCTCGTTCATCCTCGCCGCCGCATGGCACGCAACGACCGCTCGTGCGGGCCGACCCGAGCAAGCGCGCCCGGACGCCTCGGTCTACCTCGACGAAGCCCACAACTTCCTGAACCTGCCCTACAGCTTGGAGGACATGTTGGCCGAAGCTCGCGCCTACCGGGTCTCCTTCACCCTCGCCCACCAGAACCTCGCCCAGCTCCCGACAGATCTCGCCGAAGGCATCTCGGCGAACGCCCGGAACAAGGTCTTCTTCACCTGCTCGCCGCAGGACGCGCGCGCACTCGCAGCGCACGTCGGCCCTCTGCTCGGCGAGCACGACCTGGCCCACCTCGACGCCTTCCAAGCCGCGGCTCGGCTGACGGCGAAGAGCGCGCACGTCCGAGCCTTCACGATGCGGACCCGACCAGCGCAGCCGGCTATCCCAGGACGCGCCGACGCGATCCGCGCCGCCGTCCACGCTGCTGCACGGGGCCGCGCGTGACGATCCGAACCCCGACCCGGCCGATCTCCGACGCCACCAGGGCCGGCGACCGGCTGACCGAACGAGACGCCGAGGTGCTGCGACTGCTGGCTGAACACCAGGTGCTCACCATCGGACAGCTCGCAGTGGCGCTGTTCCCTGACGTACGAAAGTGCCGGAGCCGCGTGGCGGTGCTGCGGGCGCTCAAGCTCGTCGAGACCTTCCGACCTCCGCTGCAGCGCGGGTCGTCGCAGGCTCACTGCGTCGCCACGGCTCGGACCCTCGACCTGCTCTCCACCGATGCCGACGGTTCTCGGCTGCGACGCCGATCGACGTACGACGCAGCCGCCATCGCGCTACGCCCGGACCTCGGGCACCTGCGAGGTGTCAACGAGGTGTTCTGCCAGCTGCTCGGCTACGCCCGACAAACCCCCGGCGCCATGCTCGAGACCTGGCGCTCCGAACGCGCCACCGCCCGCGCGCTCGGAACGCGACTGCGGCCGGACGGCTTCGGCCGATGGCGGCAAAACGACGCCAAGTGCGAGTTCTTCCTCGAATACGACACCGGCACCGAACCCCACGCACGGCTCCTCGCCAAGCTCACCGGATACGCCGACCTCGCTGAATCCGCGGGCGTCTCGTGTCCTGTCCTGTTCTGGCTGCCGAACGCACATCGCGAGAACCACTTTCACCGGCGCCTCGTCGACCATCCGCCACGCGTACCGGTCGCCACGGCGTACGGCGATCCGTCCCGGACCGATCCGTCCCGGACCGGTCCGGCTGGTCCGACCTGGCGTCCGGCCTGGTCCCCGTCCTCACAACTCCCCCTCGCAGCCCTCGGCGCCTCCGCCGCCCAACACCTCGGCATCCCGCAGAGCTCACACATCCTGCTCTAGATCGGAGAACCCCATCTCGACGCTCACGAAGACAGCAGTCGGCTGCTCGACCCTCTTCCTGATGTTCGTCGTCCTCACCAGTGCCGCCGCAGCCTCCGTCGCCTCGGCCGCCCTCAATCCACTCACCGCCGTCTGGAACGCGACCACTTCCGCACCTCCAGCCGAGCGTGCATTCAGCCCTGATCAGCAGGTCGGCATCCTGGCCACCGCCGAGCAAAGCGCCCCGAACCCGGCCGCTGCCGCCGCGATCGCCTTCACCTCCCGGCAGCTTGGCCTCCCGTATGTCTGGGGCGGCAACGGACCGGTCAAAGGCGATGCCGGCTACGACTGTTCGGGATTGACCATGGCGGCCTACGCAAGCGCTGGAATCAGCATTCCCCGTACCGCCACAGACCAGTACCGACGCGGACCAGCCGTTCCCCTTAGTTCACTGAAGCCAGGAGATCTGGTTTTCTACGGAAATAGCGGTTTCGCACACCATGTGGGAATCTTCGTCGGAGCCGGCGTCATTCTCGACGCGCCGAGAACAGGCACCGTGATTCGACTCGACCCACTGGCAGCGGATGACCTCTTCGCCGCGACTCGACCAAGCGCAGACCACTAGCCCGCCGCACGGCGCAGCCCGAGGGCCCATCCGTGGGCCGCTTCCCGACCCCCTCAAAGCGCAGTCAAGGCGCCATCAAACAGCAGGTCGATACCTATTTGAGGGGCAGTACCAAGACCCGACGATCGTGCATCTGACGATCAGAGCTCTCACCGGAGGGCCGCGAGTCGCCTGAGCCGCGCGGCCGCATGCGGACGTCGAACAGGAATGGAGAGAATCAACAAGTAGGAAAACAAAGGCATTCCAGTACGGCATTATCGATCAACGATCCAGGCACGCAAATCTCGTACTCTGAACGGGTGAACAATTACACTGCCAGAGCTTGCCCTGACAGCACATCAAGGCCAGAATATAAATAAGCAGAGATCGCCGCTCCGAGAACGATCGGCTATCTCGCAAAGAATTCGAGGAATCCTCGGATAGGCACCTGGCCTCAAAACCCTGGTGGACGCGGAGGCAACCGCGTCCACCAGGAACAGGACCGCAAGTTCACCCGTCCGACCGTCTAAATCATGACTGGAGTACCCATGGACCCTGCTCCGATTCTCCCGGATCAACGGACCGCGCGTCGCACGCCACGCGCGACAGGACTGCTCGCCGCCTCGTAGGCCCGTCCTCTGCGCAGCCGACGCTGCGCGTCCCACCCTCTTTCCGCAGGCTCCTGAGCCGATCACGGCTGCCTGCGCTCGATCCCGAATGGAGCCATCCATGTCCGTTGCCTTCTGCGCCGCATGGATCAACGAAGTCACGCTCGTGCTTCCCCCCGACTGGACACGCGA
This window harbors:
- a CDS encoding type IV secretory system conjugative DNA transfer family protein → MSAPNSSLLGRWLLHPTDLFSLALASAEQSVCDWWLIGVPMLGTASCSALACWYLKQARRHRAVTDASARYVILKLPPEVEPGCAEAFWTHLHALLRPRWQGILDRQPHLAFEFLWSSEGLSLGVWVPPSISADVMATAAEAAWPGVYAQIVSPAPIPITAQASTCGRLRLAKPSYLPLKVKHTSDPLRPLLQAGRKLRPSESACVQILARPAAGRRVRQLQFQLNRFRARTFRDLGTMTPVSTFLDEWTPNAKPQTGPADPAHAAALRSAVTKTVGPLWAVEIRYAAGTESTGPDADKRTRSITESLASAFGVFAERNSWARHRLTGPPSALASRRMGRGDLLTVAELAGIAHLPLDADVVGVPRAGARSIAPPPEIPALSHGHKILGDADTSPIRPVSVAVPDARQHFHIMGATNSGKSTLMARMILDDVDARRGVLVLDPKGDLVGDLLDRLPLSAADRLVLIDPTDSGPPPCLNILAQGDPELTVDNLVGIFRRLFASSWGPRTDDVLRAACLTLLATARDRPPTLADVSQLLSDKVFRTARTASLAEGDHRMLDHFWTGFADLSAQSQAAITAPLQNKLRAFLLRRFVADVIAQPRSTIDLGRVLDGGICLVRLPKGVLGDDTMRLLGSFILAAAWHATTARAGRPEQARPDASVYLDEAHNFLNLPYSLEDMLAEARAYRVSFTLAHQNLAQLPTDLAEGISANARNKVFFTCSPQDARALAAHVGPLLGEHDLAHLDAFQAAARLTAKSAHVRAFTMRTRPAQPAIPGRADAIRAAVHAAARGRA
- a CDS encoding replication-relaxation family protein; translation: MTIRTPTRPISDATRAGDRLTERDAEVLRLLAEHQVLTIGQLAVALFPDVRKCRSRVAVLRALKLVETFRPPLQRGSSQAHCVATARTLDLLSTDADGSRLRRRSTYDAAAIALRPDLGHLRGVNEVFCQLLGYARQTPGAMLETWRSERATARALGTRLRPDGFGRWRQNDAKCEFFLEYDTGTEPHARLLAKLTGYADLAESAGVSCPVLFWLPNAHRENHFHRRLVDHPPRVPVATAYGDPSRTDPSRTGPAGPTWRPAWSPSSQLPLAALGASAAQHLGIPQSSHILL
- a CDS encoding C40 family peptidase; this encodes MFVVLTSAAAASVASAALNPLTAVWNATTSAPPAERAFSPDQQVGILATAEQSAPNPAAAAAIAFTSRQLGLPYVWGGNGPVKGDAGYDCSGLTMAAYASAGISIPRTATDQYRRGPAVPLSSLKPGDLVFYGNSGFAHHVGIFVGAGVILDAPRTGTVIRLDPLAADDLFAATRPSADH